The following proteins come from a genomic window of Bradysia coprophila strain Holo2 unplaced genomic scaffold, BU_Bcop_v1 contig_138, whole genome shotgun sequence:
- the LOC119074131 gene encoding probable cytochrome P450 6a14, which yields MVFWALVALFVFVIYYANQYYFSYWKRLGVPQQDAPTFLLGDLAGIFSGKRKCFGETFFEFYNRFKHNKIYGLYFSYRPSLIVNDPEVIQEVMIKDFTSFHDRGLFVDEKVDPLSAHLFFLGGQKWRDLRVKLSPMFTSGKLKAMYPIIQDCAKQLHDYLLKNTQEKKSFDFDAKDLFARFTINVISSVAFGIENDCINDPENIFHKMGVRIFERRPRDKIVRLLGFFVPKIVDKLKVKKYHPEIEDFFHSIVKQNIDLREQGGSLAERKDFMQLLVQLKNQGYVTVDKSEEHEVDNATSTERRKLTFQEVASQVFVFFIGGFETSSSTMNYCMYELSKNPHVQKKLHEELDNHLKSIDDLTYDTLSSMKYLDWCVDETLRKYPIVPMLNRESSRDHHFAGTNMKIEKGTPIIIPVLGIHRDPKIYDNPMEFRPERFANSSAGSPNVNGLCYMGFGDGPRSCIAARLGKLQTKIGLAAILLKLKFELADQSMMDKELEFDPHQFALTPKDTVMLRATVR from the exons ATGGTGTTTTGGGCGTTAGTCGCGCTTTTCGTCTTTGTAATTTATTACGCGAACCAATATTATTTCAGTTATTGGAAACGACTTGGTGTGCCACAACAAGAtgcaccaacttttttacttGGAGATCTGGCCGGTATATTTTCGGGAAAGCGAAAATGCTTCGGTGAAACGTTCTTCGAATTTTACAATCGATTCAAGCACAACAAAATCTACGGACTGTACTTCTCTTATCGACCATCGCTGATCGTAAACGATCCGGAAGTGATCCAAGAGGTGATGATAAAGGACTTTACGAGTTTTCACGATCGTGGACTGTTTGTCGACGAGAAAGTTGATCCACTCTCTGCGCACCTGTTTTTCTTAGGTGGTCAGAAATGGAGAGACTTAAGGGTGAAATTGTCGCCTATGTTTACATCAGGCAAGTTAAAAGCTATGTATCCAATCATTCAGGATTGTGCAAAGCAACTGCACGATTATTTGCTGAAAAATACGCaggaaaagaaaagttttgattttgatgcaAAAGACCTGTTTGCACGATTTACGATCAATGTAATTTCGTCAGTAGCTTTTGGAATTGAAAATGATTGCATCAACGacccagaaaatattttccataagATGGGAGTGAGGATTTTCGAAAGACGTCCTAGAGATAAAATAGTGCGGTTGCTCGGGTTTTTCGTGCCGAAAATTGTCGATAAATTGAAGGTGAAAAAGTATCATCCAGAGATTGAGGATTTCTTTCACTCGattgtaaaacaaaatatcgACCTTCGTGAACAGGGAGGAAGTTTAGCAGAACGTAAGGACTTCATGCAGTTGTTGGTACAACTGAAAAATCAAGGCTATGTGACGGTGGACAAAAGCGAAGAGCATGAAGTGGACAATGCAACATCAACTGAAAGAAGGAAGTTAACATTTCAGGAAGTTGCGTCCCAag tttttgtattttttattgGCGGCTTTGAAACGTCGAGCTCAACGATGAATTACTGTATGTACGAACTTAGCAAAAATCCACACGTTCAGAAGAAGCTGCATGAAGAGTTGGATAATCACTTGAAATCGATCGACGACCTCACCTATGACACCCTAAGCTCGATGAAGTACCTCGACTGGTGTGTTGACGAAACTCTACGAAAATACCCAATTGTACCCATGCTGAATCGAGAAAGTAGTAGAGATCACCATTTCGCCGGAACGAacatgaaaatcgaaaaaggaACTCCGATAATCATTCCAGTTTTGGGTATTCACCGCGATCCGAAGATATACGACAACCCGATGGAATTTCGGCCAGAACGGTTCGCGAACTCATCGGCGGGCAGTCCGAATGTAAACGGATTGTGCTACAT GGGGTTTGGTGATGGTCCGAGAAGTTGTATTGCCGCACGACTGGGAAAGTTACAGACGAAAATCGGTCTTGCAgccattttgttgaaattgaaatttgaactAGCTGATCAGAGTATGATGGACAAAGAGCTGGAATTCGATCCACATCAATTTGCTCTGACACCAAAGGATACAGTAATGCTAAGAGCTACTGTTAGATAG